One Roseimaritima multifibrata DNA window includes the following coding sequences:
- the atpD gene encoding F0F1 ATP synthase subunit beta, translated as MSTDTAQTVGRVTQVIGSTFDAEFPEGKLPAIYNAVTVQSEHKGVSLSMTGEVQQHLGGNRVRCIALGSTDGMMRGMDVNDTGKPLTVPVGKATLGRVFNVLGDPIDKRGDVKADDYWPIHRQAPPVSELSTNTEVFETGIKVVDLLTPFVRGGKAGLFGGAGLGKTVILTELIARIASSHGGYSVFAGVGERTREGTDLWLEMQDTAIGDTGRKVIEQTCMVFGQMNEPPGSRLRVALSALTMAEYFRDTTGADTLLFVDNIFRFSQAGSEVSALLGRMPSAVGYQPTLATEMGALQERITSTNKGAITSVQAVYVPADDPTDPAPATAFSQLDAFIYLERSISEKGIYPAIDPLASNSRILDPQYVGDHHYNVARSVQTILQRYRELQDIIAILGVDELSEEDKMIVHRARRLERFMSQPFLVAEVFTGKKGEITPLADTIRSFEGICNGTYDHLPERAFMYVGAIEQVEEQAKKMAEEGK; from the coding sequence ATGTCTACCGATACTGCACAGACCGTCGGCCGTGTCACCCAGGTGATTGGTTCTACGTTTGACGCTGAATTCCCCGAAGGCAAACTGCCTGCGATTTACAACGCTGTCACCGTACAATCGGAGCACAAAGGTGTTTCGCTAAGCATGACTGGCGAAGTTCAACAGCACCTTGGTGGGAACCGCGTTCGCTGCATCGCCCTTGGTAGTACCGACGGAATGATGCGTGGAATGGACGTCAACGATACCGGCAAACCGCTGACGGTTCCTGTCGGAAAAGCGACCCTGGGACGTGTTTTCAACGTTCTTGGCGATCCGATCGATAAACGTGGCGATGTCAAAGCGGACGATTACTGGCCGATTCACCGCCAGGCTCCTCCTGTTTCCGAACTGTCGACCAACACCGAAGTCTTCGAAACCGGGATCAAGGTTGTCGACCTGCTAACCCCGTTTGTGCGTGGTGGTAAAGCCGGTCTGTTCGGTGGAGCCGGACTGGGCAAAACGGTTATCCTGACCGAATTGATCGCTCGTATCGCCAGCAGCCACGGCGGTTACAGTGTGTTCGCCGGAGTCGGTGAACGAACTCGCGAAGGGACCGACCTCTGGTTGGAAATGCAAGACACCGCGATCGGCGATACCGGTCGTAAGGTTATCGAACAAACCTGTATGGTCTTCGGTCAGATGAACGAGCCACCAGGTTCGCGTCTTCGTGTTGCCCTTTCGGCACTGACGATGGCGGAATACTTCCGTGATACCACGGGTGCTGACACGCTGTTGTTCGTCGACAACATCTTCCGTTTCTCGCAAGCGGGTTCGGAAGTTTCCGCGTTGCTTGGGCGTATGCCATCGGCCGTGGGTTACCAGCCAACCCTGGCGACCGAAATGGGTGCTTTGCAAGAGCGGATCACGTCGACCAACAAGGGAGCTATTACATCGGTGCAAGCCGTTTATGTGCCTGCTGACGATCCGACGGACCCTGCTCCAGCGACGGCCTTTAGCCAGTTGGATGCGTTTATCTATCTGGAACGTTCGATTTCGGAAAAAGGTATTTACCCTGCTATCGACCCGTTGGCGTCGAACAGTCGTATCCTGGATCCGCAGTACGTCGGCGACCATCACTACAACGTCGCTCGTAGCGTGCAAACGATCTTGCAACGTTACCGCGAATTGCAAGACATCATCGCGATTCTTGGTGTTGATGAATTGTCCGAAGAAGACAAGATGATCGTTCATCGTGCTCGCCGACTGGAACGCTTCATGTCGCAGCCGTTTTTGGTTGCGGAAGTCTTCACCGGTAAGAAGGGCGAAATCACCCCGCTGGCGGACACCATTCGAAGTTTCGAAGGGATCTGCAACGGGACCTACGATCACTTGCCAGAACGAGCCTTCATGTACGTCGGTGCAATCGAGCAAGTTGAAGAGCAAGCTAAGAAGATGGCCGAGGAGGGCAAATAA
- a CDS encoding DUF4870 domain-containing protein, protein MNQQPYFTPQSPKSSVPGYSGNPTNSEKNFAVLAHLGGVLGVLVGGVPGFLGPFLVWVLKKDESAYIEAEAREALNFQLTLLILYLVILVIGFLSCFGMVFVLVPMIMQVIFGILAAVTASKGIPYRYPFNIRLIS, encoded by the coding sequence TTGAATCAGCAACCCTATTTCACACCGCAGTCGCCAAAATCGTCGGTTCCCGGATACTCTGGGAACCCGACGAACAGCGAAAAGAATTTTGCCGTGTTGGCTCATCTAGGTGGCGTTTTAGGAGTGTTGGTCGGAGGGGTGCCAGGTTTCCTGGGGCCGTTCCTCGTATGGGTTTTGAAGAAAGATGAATCGGCTTATATCGAAGCCGAAGCTCGCGAGGCACTGAATTTTCAGCTGACGTTGCTGATTCTGTATCTCGTGATTTTGGTGATTGGGTTTCTCAGCTGTTTTGGGATGGTGTTTGTGTTGGTGCCGATGATCATGCAAGTGATCTTTGGTATTCTCGCCGCCGTGACCGCCAGCAAAGGGATCCCCTATCGCTACCCGTTTAATATTCGCTTGATTTCATAA
- the atpG gene encoding ATP synthase F1 subunit gamma, whose translation MANARALDKRRKSIRNIRKITRTMELIATARYKKAMDRAAAATAYTRQITKIVASLSQAGLSVEHPLLESRENPTSAKLLVLSSNRGLCGGYNGSVLRAGTERLAKLASELETVSLEVSGKRGVSGMKFRGKTVDQEYLQFDDQPKYEEVAAIAERYLALYTAGEIDRLDVTYTKFISTSKQVTVVETLLPLGSLADEDEAAEEGGSAGDYEFLPSAESILEEVVPTSFKVRLFKCFLDAAVSEQIARMVAMKSATESAGDMIKELSRTYNRARQSQITGEIMEIIGGVEAMAN comes from the coding sequence ATGGCCAACGCCCGCGCCCTCGATAAACGACGGAAGTCAATTCGTAACATCCGCAAAATTACGCGGACCATGGAATTGATTGCGACGGCCCGCTACAAAAAGGCCATGGACCGCGCTGCTGCGGCAACGGCGTATACACGGCAGATCACAAAGATCGTTGCCAGCCTGTCCCAGGCCGGATTGAGCGTCGAACACCCACTGTTGGAATCTCGCGAGAATCCGACCAGTGCCAAACTGTTGGTATTGTCCAGCAACCGCGGACTGTGCGGCGGTTACAACGGCAGCGTCCTACGAGCGGGTACCGAGCGTTTGGCGAAACTGGCAAGTGAACTGGAGACAGTTTCGTTAGAGGTGAGCGGGAAACGTGGTGTTTCCGGAATGAAATTCCGTGGAAAAACCGTGGATCAAGAATACCTGCAGTTCGACGATCAGCCAAAGTATGAAGAAGTCGCGGCGATCGCTGAACGCTACCTCGCGCTGTACACCGCCGGCGAAATCGATCGACTGGACGTTACCTACACAAAGTTCATCTCGACGAGCAAGCAGGTTACGGTTGTCGAGACCTTGTTGCCGCTGGGTTCACTGGCGGATGAAGACGAAGCAGCTGAAGAAGGCGGAAGTGCTGGCGACTATGAGTTCCTGCCATCGGCGGAAAGCATTCTGGAAGAAGTGGTTCCGACCAGTTTTAAAGTCCGCTTGTTTAAGTGCTTCCTCGATGCGGCGGTCAGCGAACAGATCGCTCGAATGGTCGCGATGAAGAGTGCGACCGAGAGTGCGGGAGACATGATCAAAGAACTGTCCCGAACCTACAACCGGGCTCGGCAGTCTCAGATCACCGGCGAAATTATGGAAATCATCGGCGGCGTCGAAGCGATGGCAAACTAG